The following DNA comes from Allobranchiibius huperziae.
CGATGGTCTGCAGTCCCGAACACGACTGCAGACGCTCGTCGTAGGCGCCGCCGAGCAGTTTGGCCTCGACGCCGGACGATGGGCTGAGCATGGCCATCGCCGGCACGAAGTTGGTCGCGAGGGTGATCGGCACGTGCGCCGACAGGAGCGGGACGAGTCCGACGGCGGTGGTGCTGTCGTCCAGGAAGATGGTCTGCCCTCGCCCGAGCAGCCGTCCCGCCTCCCGCACGATGGCGGCCTTCTCGGCGCTCATCGAGAGGCTGCGTTCGGCCACGCCCGCGTCACGCAGCGCCGTGGGGTTGGCGGTGGCGGCGCCGCGGATCTTGGTGATCCAGCCCTCTTCCTGCAGCTGGTCCAGGTCGCGGTGCATCGTCATCAGGCTGACGCCGTGGGTCTGCGCGAGGTCCTCGACCCGGACGTAGCCGGCCCTCAGCACTTCCTCGCGCACCTGGTCGCGTCGGTGCGACAACCCTTGTGTCGTCACGGTTCTCGTCACTCCTGCTGGTCGGTCGCCACGCCTCGCACGGGCTGTGTGGTGTCAGCGTTAATTCTCACACCGACGACGCTCGAACGGCAGGAGGGTGGGGTCCCCGTCCTCAGAGCATGGCGAGATGCACGTCGAGCCGCTCGCGCAGCTCATCCACGGTGATCCCGAAGGTGTCCCGCACGACCGCGCCGTCCGGCCCCACGTCGAAGACCGCGAGCTCGGTGTAGACACGGCTGACACACGCCAGGCCGGTCAACGGCTGGGTGCACTGCGGCACGAGCTTGGGTCGGCCCTGCTTGTCGAAGAGCGACATCAGGACGAACACCTGGCGAGCGCCGATCGCGAGGTCCATGGCCCCGCCGACGGCGGGGATGGCGTCCGCTTCACCGGTGTGCCAGTTCGCGAGGTCGCCGTTCGTCGCGACCTGGAACGCTCCGAGGACGCAGACGTCGAGGTGGCCGCCGCGCATCATCATGAAGGAGTCGGCGTGGTGGAAGTACGACGCGCCGGGCAGCTCGGTGACCGGCTGCTTGCCGGCGTTCGTCAGGTCGGTGTCGATCTGCTCGCCGGTGGCGGCCGGGCCCATGTTGAGCATCCCGTTCTCGGTGTGCAGCACGACGCCCGATCCCGGCGTCAGGTGGTCGGCCACGCGGGTCGGCCGGCCGATGCCGAGATTGACGTAGGAGTACGGCGGGATGTCGCGGGCGATGACCGCGGCGAGCTCGTCGGGGTTCAGCGCCATCAGCGGGCTCCCTGCACGGTGTAGTGGCGGGGCGCGACGCACACGACGCGATCCACGAAGATGCCGGGGGTCACGACCGCCTCCGGGTCGAGCGCTCCGGTGGGCACGACCTCGTGCACCTGCACGACGGTGGTGCTCGCCGCGGTGGCCATGACGGGCCCGAAGTTGCGAGCTGTCTTGCGGTAGACCAGATTGCCCATCCGGTCCGCGCGGTGGGCGGAGACCAGGGCGACGTCGCCCTTGATCGGGTACTCCAGCAGGTAGTCGCGCCCGTCGATGGTGCGGGTCTCCTTGCCCTCGGCCAGCATCGTTCCGACGGCGGTGGGGGAGTAGAAGCCTCCGATGCCCGCGCCGGCGGCGCGCATCCGCTCGGCGAGGTTGCCCTGCGGGACCACCTCCAGCTTCACCTTCCCGGCGCGGAAGAGCTCGTCGAAGACGTAGGAGTCGGCCTGGCGGGGGAAGGAGCAGATCACCTTCGCGACCCGGCCGGCCTTGAGCAGCGCCGCTAGGCCCACCTCGCCGTTGCCGGCGTTGTTGCAGACGATCGTCAGGTCGGTGGCGCCCTGTCGGATCAGGCCGTCGATCAGGTCGAACGGCATTCCCGCCAGCCCGAATCCGCCGACCAGCACGGTGGCACCGTCCTCGATGCCGGCGACCGCCTCGTCGACGGTGTCCAGGTGCTGCACCTGGCTCATCCGGCCACCTGCAGGTTCTCCAGCACGACGGCCAGGCCCTGGCCGACGCCGATGCACACCGCGGCGACGCCGTACCGCTCACCGCGCTCGCGCAGCACCTTGGCCAGCGTGGCGAGCACGCGGCCGCCGCTGGCGCCGAGGGGGTGGCCGATCGCGATCGCCCCGCCGCGGGTGTTGACCAACGACGGGTCCTTCAGGCCCTCGGCGAGCCAGGCATCCACGCACACGAGCGACTGCACCGCGAAGGCCTCGTTCAGCTCGACGGCGCCGATCTGGTCCCAGCCGATGCCGGCGCGGACCAGCGCCCGGTTCGCGGCCTCGACAGGCGCGTACCCGAAGGCCTGCGGGTCGAGCGCGAACGTCCCTCGTCCCGCGATCCGCGCGACCGGCTGCAGCCCGATCCGCTCGGCGGCGGCAGCGGACCCGAGCAGCGCAGCCGACGCACCGTCGGACAGCGGCGAGGCGTTGCCAGCGGTGATGGTGCCGTCGGGGCGGAAGGCGGGGGCGAGCCCAGCGAGCTTGTCCACGGTGGAGTCCGCGCGGATTCCCTCGTCCCGGGCCAGGCCCTCGACCGGTGCCACCAGGTCGTCGTAGAACCCGTCGTCCCATGCGGCCGCGGCCAGCTGATGGGAGCGCACGGCGAACTCGTCCTGACGCTCGCGGCTGACGCCGTATCTGTCCTGCAACTGCTCGTTGCACTCACCGAGCGACGCGGTCCATTCCTTCGGCATCTTCGGGTTGGTCAGCCGCCAGCCGAGCGTCGTGGACACGGCCGTGACATCGCGTGCCGGGAAGCCCTTTGCCGGCTTGGGGAGCACCCACGGCGCCCGCGTCATCGACTCGACGCCACCGACCACGACGACGTCCGCGTCACCGGTCTCGATGGCCCGTGAGCCGCCCATCGCGGCGTCCAGGCTCGACCCGCAGAGCCGGTTGATGGTGGTGCCGGGCACCGACGTCGGGAGGCCGGCGAGCAACGCGGCCATCCGACCGACGTTGCGGTTCTCCTCACCCGCGCCGTTGGCGTTGCCCCAGATGACATCGTCCACCGCGGCCCCGTCCAGACCCGGCGCCTTCGCGAGCAGCGCCTCGATGACGCGGGCGGCCAGGTCGTCCGGTCGGACGCCGGCGAGCGCTCCGTTGAAGCGGCCGAACGGCGTACGGACGGCGGAGTAGAGGAAGGCATCCATACGGGCAACCGTAAGCCGTGACGTTGATAGTGTGAAATATCTGTATCCGGCAGTATTCATATCTGCGAGGTCTTGACGATGGAGCTGCGACAGCTGCGCTACTTCGTCGCAGTCGCCGAGGAACGCCACTTCGGTCGCGCAGCGGTGCGCTTGCACATGGCGCAGCCGCCGTTGTCCCAGGCGATCCGACGGCTCGAGGAGGAGCTCGGCGTCGAACTGCTGCACCGGACCACCCGGCGGGTCGAACTGTCCGACGCCGGCACCGTCTACCTCGGGCGAGCCCGCGCCATCCTCGCAGGGGTCGACGACGCCGGACATCTGGCTCGACGGGTCGCCGCCGGCGCCGTGGGGCACCTGACCATCGGGTGCGTGGGATCGGCGACCTACAGCCTGCTGCCCGCGCTGGCCCGCCGGCTGGCCGTTGAGCTGCCGGGGGTCGACTTCTCGTTCCGCGGCGAGATGCTGGTGCCCGACCAGGTGCGAGCTCTGCTCGCGGGCGAGGTCGACGTCGCCCTGCTCCGCCCGCCGGTGGCCGATACATCGCTGGCAGTGACGACCCTGCGACGCGACCGCCTCGTGGTCGCGGTGCCGTCCGACAGCCCGCTGGCACAGCGCGCGCAGATCCGGGTGGGTGATCTGCAGGACGCCGGGCTCATCGTGCACTCCGCCGGGCGGCGCTCGGTGATGTACGACGTGGTGCTGCGACTGTTCCGCGACGCCGGCCTGGAACCGCGCATCCGTCACGAGGTGGGGGAGACCTCGACGCTGATCACTCTCGTCGCGGCGGGACTCGGAGTCGCCGTCGTGCCCGAACCCGTCACCGCGCTGGCGCTCGACGGGGTCGTCTACCGCCGCCTCGTACGTCCTGCCGAGACCGTCGAACTGGCCCTGGCCCACCGGGCCGAGCGCAACGAACCGCACCTGGTCCGGACGGTGGAGCTGATCCGCGGGCTCATGTGACGCGCCGGATCCGCACCGCGCGTGCTCACCCGTACGTCGTGAACGGCAGCACGAGCCGTGAGGGGTGCGTGGCGTCGCGGTAGATCTTGTGGGTCACCGGGCGACCCACCGGGAGGTGAAACGCATCCGGTGGCAGCAGCGCGTTGTGCGCGTCGGCCAGCGGCTCGTCGTTCGACAGTTCGACCACGAGGCGATGACCCGGCCGGAACGTCGTGGCGAACGGGTAGAGCCGCAGCACGTACTCCTCGACGCTGCCGGGCTCGACCGGTACAGCGCGGGTGTGCGGGTGATACGGATTGCCATGCGTCGTTCGTTCGTCCAGCTCACGGTGAGACGCCTTGAGGAAGCCGGTCGTCACCAGCTGGCGTGCACCGCCGGGGGATTCGTCCCACAGCCGCATGATGAAGTTGGTGTCCGGCTGGTCGATCTCGGCGAAGATGTGCGCGGCGCCCGTCCCGATGAGCTCGGTGGCCTCCTCGAACGCGTCCGTGCTCCATTGCAGGATCTCCACCTTGTCGGTCACCGTGAGCGGTGCCTGGTAGAAGCCGTCGGGGGCGGCGTACGCGGTGCCCATGGTCTCCGGCTCGGGGGTGAGCTTGCGGCGTGGGCGCAGATAGAGCGAGCGGTACTCCACGTCCCTGGGCGGCCACTGGTCGCCCGTTGCGGTCTCGCGAGAGCCCTCGACGAAGACGCTGACGGCCGGCTCGTCCATGACGCCGTTGTCGATGCCCTTCAGCCAGTAGTCGTACCAACGGAACATCTTGTCGTGCTCCTCGACGAAGGGGCGCGACTGCATCGGGGGGTAGGGGCCGATGGTGAGCTTCCTCGGGCCTTTCAACTCGTTGAAGAGCTCGATCGTGCCGTCCATCGTCCAGCCGCGGCCCTGGTCGATCTGCAGCCAGACCGGGATGTCGACGTTCGGCGCCAGGGTGATCGGGTTGCGCTCCTCGTACCAGTCCGAGTCGAGCTCGTTCATGACGATGTCGAACCACGCCTCGTGGTGCTTGGGGTAGTGCAGCAGGTGCACGAGGTTGGGCCAGGCGGCGACGTCGGGGTCGGCCAATCGGGCGGCGACGCGAGCCGTGATCTCCTCGGGTGAGAACGACTCGAGCATCCGCGACGTCACCCGGTCGGTGAACGCCCAGCCTGAGTCGCCCCCGCGGCCCTCACGCGCCGCGCGGGGCATGAACCACATGACCCCGCCGTGGTAGGTCGTCTCGTAGAAGTCGAAATGGCCGCCGGAGACGAAGATGGCCTTCAGGTGCGGCGGTCGCTCGGCGGCGGCCAGCACCTGCATCGAGCCGAAGTAGGAGATGCCCACCATGCCGACGTTGCCGTCGCACCACGGCTGCGCCGCGACCCACTCGATGTAGTCGTAGGCGTCCTGGCCGAGCGAGACGCCGCCGGCGTTGTAGTTGCCGATGTGCTCGCCCTCGGAGGCTCCCGTGCCGCGCAGGTCGCCGATGACGTGGGCGTACCCCTCGTCGACGATGCGGGCGGTATCACCGGCCTCGATGCAGCCGTCCCACATCGGCGACGGGCGCCGCTGCGGCGGGGTGGTCAGCGCAAGGGCCTGCAGCTCCTTGCCGTACGGGCTGAGCGCGACGAGCGCGGGCCGCGGCAACTCCTCGGTGCCGTGATACACGTCAGTAGCAAGCGTCACACCGTCGCGCATCGGCACCCGCAGGTCCTTGCGGACGGCGATGGTCTGCCGACCCGCGTCGATGGTCTGGTAGTCGGGCATGGAGGGATTGCTCCTCGTCACGAGTTCGGGTGGGCGTGCCTGCGGTAGCCGTGCATCGAGGTGAAGAACGGTGACGGCTCGAGGGTGGGGTCGCCGGCGTACTCGACGGCCTGGGCTACCGGGTCGAAGGGGGAGTAGGCCGAGTCGGTGTCGAGCAGTCCGTCTGCCAGGCAGCGGTGAGCTGCGGCGCTGAGACCGGCCTCGATGTCGAGGCTTGTCTGCAGCGCCTCGTGCGCCTGCGCGCGGTCCAGTTCGACGCCGTACGGCGTGCCGTCCGCGCGCCGGTAGGGATGACCGAGGTAGAGGCGCTCGGGGCGCACCTCGTCGCGTAGGCGGGTGAGGCTCGCGCGGTAGCTCACCGGGTCCTCGAAGCCCGGGAAGCCGTTGGCGGCCCCGTGCACCTGCACCGCGTCGCCGACGAAGACGGACCCCTGCCCGTCGATCTCGTAAGCCACCGACCCGGGCGTGTGGCCGGGGATCGCGTGGACCGTGATCGACACGTCGCCTCCGAGGGAGATGCGCTCGCCACCCGCGACCAGCATGGTCGGCTCCATCTCGCCCGAGATGACCGTCTCGGCCGCGGCCGCGATCTTCGCCTCGCCCTGCGGGTCCTGCAGATACCGTCCGCGCCCGGCGAGGTACTCCTCGACGTGCGCGCGCCGCGAGCGGAGCATCGGCGCGTCGGCCTGGTGGATGACGACCTGGGCCCGGCGGCCGGTCAGCTCCCACAGGGCGTGGGCACCGCCCAGGTGGTCGATGTGACCGTGGGTCAACAGGATCCAGCGGACGTCCTCGATTTTGCGGCCGATGGCCTGGAGCGCCGGTGCCATCCCGTCGGTGGGGGAGGAGGCGATGCCCGCGTCCACGATCGCGAGCTCGGGGGCGTCGATGAGGAAGCTGTAGAGGTGGAATCGCCCCCAGGGCGATGCGAGCGGGTGCACCGCGATCGGAGACGTCATCGCAGGAACTCCGCGGTCTGCTCGAAGGCCCGGTGGTACTCCGGCAGCCACGAGAAATGCTGCACGAACCCGTGCCCGGCGCCCTCGTACCGCGTGACGGTGACGTCGACGCCCGCCCGGCGCAGCCGCTCGCCGTACGACTCGCCCTCGTCGCGCAGCGGGTCGAACTCGCCGGTGAGGATCAGCGCCGTGGGCAGCCCCGTCAGGTCGGTCCGTTTGATCGGGGAGACCAACGGGTCGGCGGGGTCGGCGCCGGAGTCGAGGTAGAACGCGTTGAAAGGTTTCAGGCCGGCGGTCTCGAGGCCGTAGCCCTCGGCGTTCTCGCGCAGCGACGCGTAGCGGTGGACGTCGAAGTCCAGATCGAGCGAGGGGTAGTAGAGGACCTGGTGGGTGATGGCGGACAGTCCGTCGTCGTGCGCCATCGCGGCGACGGCGGCGACGTACGTCGCGCCCGAGCTGTCGCCGGCCAGGGCCAGCGTCTGCCCGTCCCAGCCGATCTCGTCGCCGTGCTCGACCACCCAGCGGACGACGCCGTAGCAGTCCTGCAGCCCGGCCGGGTACGCCGCTTCGGGTGCGCGCCGGTAGCCCACGGAGACGACCGTGAGACCGCTCTCCTTGGCGAGCGCGCGCGCCACGTGGTCGTGGGTCTCCAGGCTGCCCAGGAAGAACGCGCCGCCGTGCAGGTAGACGAGCACACCGCCGGACTTCGCCTCCACGGCGGAGTAGATCCGTACCGGCACGTCGCCGTACGGCGTGGTGGCGGTCGTGTCGCGTACGTCGTGCAGCGGCAGCCGGTCCGACAGCGGGACGACGTGCGACTCCTCGTCGGCACGCAGGACGGCCGGATCGAGCGGCCCGGGCGGTGGGGCCGGCAGGGTGGCGAGGACCCGGGCGATCTCGGGATGCAGCGACACGGCGTCAGGCCTGCGCGCTGAGGGTCGCGGGCTTCTGTCCGGGGAAGACGTCGTCGACCTCGTCCTCGCTCCACCCCTGGCGCGAGATGCGCTGCAGCTCGTCGGTCACCGGCTTGCGGGTGGCCTGGAAGAGGGTGAGGGCGTCGGCGAGGGTGGCCGCGTCGCGCAGGCAGTCGGCGAGGACTCCGGCGTCGAGGATCGCGGAATTCGCGCCCTGTCCCTGGTGGTGGCACATCGCGTGCGCGGCGTCGCCGACCAGCACGACGGAGCCGGTGTGCCAGGTGTCGACCGGGTCGATGTCGTAGACCGCGCGGACGTTGACGGTGTCCATGTCGAGGTCGTGGGTGATCGCCACCAGCCGCTCGTCGAAGCCCTCGACGGTCGCGACGATGTCCTCCTTGGTCACCTCGGGCGCCCAGGTGCCGTCGGCGTTCAGGGCGGTGATGTCGAAGGACACCTGACCCCGGTGCAGCAGCGGCAGCAGGTAGATCTTCGTGCCGCGCCCGATGTACATCCGCAGGTTGTCGTCCACGGCCATCCCGTGCGCGTCCGCCACGTCGATGACCGCGCGGTAGGCGTGCTCACCGGCGAAGACGGGGCGTTGGTCGCTGAAGAGCTGACGGCGTACGACCGAGCCGATGCCGTCCGCGCCGATGACCAGATCGGCGGTGGCCTTCTCGCCGTTCGTGAACGAGAGCGTCGCGCTGCCGCCGTTGTCGGTGACCGTCTCCAGCCGGTGCCCGAGCTGGACCATGCCGTCGGGCAACGTGCTCACGAGGGCGTCGATGAAGTCGCCGCGGTGGATCAGGTGGGTCGTGACACCCAGGGTGTCGATCTCCGGCCACGCCTCCTTCATGATCGGGTCGGAGGTGGCGGTGAGGATCTCGAAGTAGTCGCTCGCCGAGCTGACCTTCGTGATCGCGTCCATGATCCCCCACTCGCGGAACCGGTCCATGCTCGACGGCCGCAGTCCGATACCGGCCCCCACCTCGCGGATCCGGCTCGCTTGTTCGTAGACGGTCACCTGGGCTCCGAGCAGGCTCAGCGCCTTGGCGGTGGCGGCCCCGCCGTACCCGGCTCCGACGATCGCGATGGTGAGGTTCTTGAGGTCCTCGGTCTGCATGGTGGTCTCTCTCGGCTCAGGGGATCAGCGGCGGATGGTGAGGAAGTCGGCCGGGTTGTCGACGAAGACGGTCCGGATGGTGTCCTCGTCGAGGCCGGCGTCACGCAGGTCGGGGATCAGGTCCTCGAAGATGTAGTTGACGGTGTGGCCCTTCACCCCGGGCCAGCCGAGTGGGCTGCAGTTGGCGTCGGCGGACGCGAGCACCTGCCGCAGCCGACCTTCGCCACCGATGAAGCGCAGGAAGTGGTCCAGGCGCTCCTTGCGGGGTCGCGCCCAGAACGGCGGGTCGGGCAGCTCGGTCTCGTACCCGAACGTGTCGAAGCCGATCCGGCCGCCTTGCTCGGCGATCCAGACGTCGCGCGTCTTGTCGGCGTTCACCCCGTCGTCGACGTGCCCGAAGAGCACACGGTCGAGAGGAAGCCCCTCCTCGGCGAAGATCGCGATCGCGTTCTCGGCATCGATGGCCAAATGGGTGAGGATCGGCACTCCGGTGCGCAGGGCCGCACGGGCGGCGGCGCGGTAGATGCGCTTGTCCAGGTCGGTCATTCGCCCACCACGGCTGACGCCGACCTTGATGACGCCCGCCTTGCTGCCGGTGTCGCCGATGCCGACGGTGATCTCGTGGGTGAAGTGCTGCGCCAGGTAGTCGACACTCGCCCGGGCGAAGAACGCCAGGGCGGTGTCGCCGCCGACGAAGCCGGTGCAGGCCACGATGTGCACGCCGGTCTTGGCGGACAGCGACTTGTAGTAGTCGACGTCCCGGCCGTTGCAGATGCCGGTCACGTCGACGAAGGTCCCGCCGCCGTACTCGTGGAACTGCCGCAGCTTGGGGACGGTCTCCGCGTACCGCTCCTCCGGCGTCTTCCACCACCGGGTGTCCAGCTCGGAGCCGGGCATGCCGTAGCCGACGTGTTCGTGGATCGCCACGATCCCCAGCTCCTCGGCCGGGATAGCTCCCAGGACGGTGTTCACTCTCGACACGACACTTACCTTCAGCAGAGACGACGCTTGACGGGTTTCTCGGTGCTCAGCGCACCGACAGCAGCCGGCGCGGGTTGTCGACCAGGAGCTGGTCGACCTGTCGATCGGTCACGCCCAGCGAGCGGAGCAGGGGGACGAAGGTCGACAGCAGGTAGCTGTACGGCAGGTCGTGCGCCGGGTGGCTCGGGTGGCCCATCGCGACACCGACTGCGTTGCTGGACAACAGGATCCGATCTCCGAAGCCGACTCGAATCAGCTGGACCACCAGGGCGGCGCGTTCTTCGTCGGTGACGTACGCGGCGTCCTTCGCCCCGACGTGGTCGAGTGCTACGAACGCTCCACGGCGGGCGATCTCGGCAGGCGCGCCGGCGGCGACCGCCTCCGTGCGGTCCAGGCCCCCGACGAGGACGCGGTCGGCAGGCAGTCCCTCGGCCAGAACGATCTCGAGGTCCTGGACGGCGTCGCCCCCGTAGCGGATCGAGACCGGGACGCCGGTCTGTAGGGCAGCGCGGGCCGCACCGCGGAAGAGGCTCTCCTCGGTGGGAGTGATGCCGTCGCGATCGGCGACGGTGGCCACCAGGCCGGCGGGGCCGCGGCGCTCCACCCGGGGGACCACCATGCCGTCGGTGATCTCTGCGGTGAAGAGCTCGGCGAACTTCTCGGCCGGCCAGGGGGTCGGCGGGTTGGTCTGCGGCGTGAGGAAATAGCCGCCGAGCATCTCCTCGGGGCCCATGCCCGTCGACGCGACGATGTGCACCCCCGTGGAACGGGAGAGCGCCTCGAGCAGGAGGACGTCCCGGCCGTGGAACATGCCGGTGCTGTCGACGACGGTGCGGCCGCCATGGTCACGGAAGTCGGTCAGCTTCTGCGTCAGCGTCTGGAAGATCTCGGCGCGGTCCATCCGGATGTCGAACGCGTACTGCGCTCCCGGGAGCACCGACAGCAACGCCTCGTGCACCGCGACGACGCCCAGCTGGTCGGCCGGGATCGGGCCGAGGACGGTGGTGACGGTCTCGGTGCCGCCGTGGTGGATGGACACGTGGGTACTCCTGCGGTCGAGGGGTTCTCGGATCGCCCGCCGAGCGGGGCCGCGGTGGTCGGCGCATGTGAGCGCGGTCACCGGATGATGTGAAGGGTGTCACAAAGCTTTACATGTTGTCAAATAAATATTCGTGCAGTTAAGTAGATCTGGAGTAGCCGTCGTGGACGGCAGTGGGGACCCCGCCCGACGGGTCGAGATCCCCACTGCGTGCCTGTCCATAAGGGGTCGCAGGCTCAGAGCGAGACCAGTTCCTCGCGCTCGTCCGTCTGCACCTCGACCACCGTCTTGTGGTGCCCTGCCAGGCCCGCGAGGCTCAGCCCCGCCGCGACCAGTGCGCACAGCCCGGCGACCAGGAACGCGGTGTCGTAAGCACTCCCGAGCGAGTGCAGGGCGAGCTGATGCAGTTGCGGCGGCATGGGCACCGGCCGCATGTTCGGACCTGCGCCGGGCACGACCGGCAGCGAGTTGATCGCGATCGCTCCGCCCTGGTGTGCGATGCCGCCGGCGACGTCGGTGTACGGCGGCTTGAGGCCGGAGGCGCCGATGGCTCTACCGAGCCCGCTGGTCAACTTCCCGTCGGCGCGGCTGAACGCGAACGATGCGATGAGCACCGGGCCGAGGGCGAAGCCGAAGTCGCGCAGCAGATTGGTGGTGGCGCTGGCCATCCCGGCGAGCCGCACGGGCACCGCGTTGATGGCGACGGCGGTGATCGACCCGACGGTCAATGCGAAGCCGCACCCGAAGACGAGCATCGGCAGCATGAACCGGGTCCAGCTCATGTCGGTGACGGAGAAGGTCGAGCACCATAGGCCGCCCACCGACATCAGGGCGAAGCCGCCGCTCAGGATCCAGCGCGGCGAGACGTTGCGGATCAGGTGAGAGACCACGGGCACGAGCACGAACGCCGGGCCCTGGATGAAGAGGAAGAGGACGCCGATCTTGATCGCGCTCTGATGCTGGATGGCACCCAGCCAGATGCTCATCGAGTAGCAGGTGGCGAGGAAGGCGAACATGCCGATGACGGTGGCGATCGCGACCACGGCGTACGCGCGGTTGGCGAAGAGGTGCAGATG
Coding sequences within:
- a CDS encoding DeoR family transcriptional regulator → MTTQGLSHRRDQVREEVLRAGYVRVEDLAQTHGVSLMTMHRDLDQLQEEGWITKIRGAATANPTALRDAGVAERSLSMSAEKAAIVREAGRLLGRGQTIFLDDSTTAVGLVPLLSAHVPITLATNFVPAMAMLSPSSGVEAKLLGGAYDERLQSCSGLQTIDAIDALQADLLFMSPTGITGGRCVHRSEATVMVRRALLARSLRKVLLVDHAKFGRPATHVLCGVEAFDTVITDDRVADEDLQLLRDRCPDVRVASTGDENV
- a CDS encoding 3-oxoacid CoA-transferase subunit B, yielding MALNPDELAAVIARDIPPYSYVNLGIGRPTRVADHLTPGSGVVLHTENGMLNMGPAATGEQIDTDLTNAGKQPVTELPGASYFHHADSFMMMRGGHLDVCVLGAFQVATNGDLANWHTGEADAIPAVGGAMDLAIGARQVFVLMSLFDKQGRPKLVPQCTQPLTGLACVSRVYTELAVFDVGPDGAVVRDTFGITVDELRERLDVHLAML
- a CDS encoding 3-oxoacid CoA-transferase subunit A, whose amino-acid sequence is MSQVQHLDTVDEAVAGIEDGATVLVGGFGLAGMPFDLIDGLIRQGATDLTIVCNNAGNGEVGLAALLKAGRVAKVICSFPRQADSYVFDELFRAGKVKLEVVPQGNLAERMRAAGAGIGGFYSPTAVGTMLAEGKETRTIDGRDYLLEYPIKGDVALVSAHRADRMGNLVYRKTARNFGPVMATAASTTVVQVHEVVPTGALDPEAVVTPGIFVDRVVCVAPRHYTVQGAR
- a CDS encoding thiolase family protein; translation: MDAFLYSAVRTPFGRFNGALAGVRPDDLAARVIEALLAKAPGLDGAAVDDVIWGNANGAGEENRNVGRMAALLAGLPTSVPGTTINRLCGSSLDAAMGGSRAIETGDADVVVVGGVESMTRAPWVLPKPAKGFPARDVTAVSTTLGWRLTNPKMPKEWTASLGECNEQLQDRYGVSRERQDEFAVRSHQLAAAAWDDGFYDDLVAPVEGLARDEGIRADSTVDKLAGLAPAFRPDGTITAGNASPLSDGASAALLGSAAAAERIGLQPVARIAGRGTFALDPQAFGYAPVEAANRALVRAGIGWDQIGAVELNEAFAVQSLVCVDAWLAEGLKDPSLVNTRGGAIAIGHPLGASGGRVLATLAKVLRERGERYGVAAVCIGVGQGLAVVLENLQVAG
- a CDS encoding LysR family transcriptional regulator, encoding MELRQLRYFVAVAEERHFGRAAVRLHMAQPPLSQAIRRLEEELGVELLHRTTRRVELSDAGTVYLGRARAILAGVDDAGHLARRVAAGAVGHLTIGCVGSATYSLLPALARRLAVELPGVDFSFRGEMLVPDQVRALLAGEVDVALLRPPVADTSLAVTTLRRDRLVVAVPSDSPLAQRAQIRVGDLQDAGLIVHSAGRRSVMYDVVLRLFRDAGLEPRIRHEVGETSTLITLVAAGLGVAVVPEPVTALALDGVVYRRLVRPAETVELALAHRAERNEPHLVRTVELIRGLM
- a CDS encoding CocE/NonD family hydrolase — protein: MPDYQTIDAGRQTIAVRKDLRVPMRDGVTLATDVYHGTEELPRPALVALSPYGKELQALALTTPPQRRPSPMWDGCIEAGDTARIVDEGYAHVIGDLRGTGASEGEHIGNYNAGGVSLGQDAYDYIEWVAAQPWCDGNVGMVGISYFGSMQVLAAAERPPHLKAIFVSGGHFDFYETTYHGGVMWFMPRAAREGRGGDSGWAFTDRVTSRMLESFSPEEITARVAARLADPDVAAWPNLVHLLHYPKHHEAWFDIVMNELDSDWYEERNPITLAPNVDIPVWLQIDQGRGWTMDGTIELFNELKGPRKLTIGPYPPMQSRPFVEEHDKMFRWYDYWLKGIDNGVMDEPAVSVFVEGSRETATGDQWPPRDVEYRSLYLRPRRKLTPEPETMGTAYAAPDGFYQAPLTVTDKVEILQWSTDAFEEATELIGTGAAHIFAEIDQPDTNFIMRLWDESPGGARQLVTTGFLKASHRELDERTTHGNPYHPHTRAVPVEPGSVEEYVLRLYPFATTFRPGHRLVVELSNDEPLADAHNALLPPDAFHLPVGRPVTHKIYRDATHPSRLVLPFTTYG
- a CDS encoding MBL fold metallo-hydrolase, producing MTSPIAVHPLASPWGRFHLYSFLIDAPELAIVDAGIASSPTDGMAPALQAIGRKIEDVRWILLTHGHIDHLGGAHALWELTGRRAQVVIHQADAPMLRSRRAHVEEYLAGRGRYLQDPQGEAKIAAAAETVISGEMEPTMLVAGGERISLGGDVSITVHAIPGHTPGSVAYEIDGQGSVFVGDAVQVHGAANGFPGFEDPVSYRASLTRLRDEVRPERLYLGHPYRRADGTPYGVELDRAQAHEALQTSLDIEAGLSAAAHRCLADGLLDTDSAYSPFDPVAQAVEYAGDPTLEPSPFFTSMHGYRRHAHPNS
- a CDS encoding alpha/beta hydrolase fold domain-containing protein, yielding MSLHPEIARVLATLPAPPPGPLDPAVLRADEESHVVPLSDRLPLHDVRDTTATTPYGDVPVRIYSAVEAKSGGVLVYLHGGAFFLGSLETHDHVARALAKESGLTVVSVGYRRAPEAAYPAGLQDCYGVVRWVVEHGDEIGWDGQTLALAGDSSGATYVAAVAAMAHDDGLSAITHQVLYYPSLDLDFDVHRYASLRENAEGYGLETAGLKPFNAFYLDSGADPADPLVSPIKRTDLTGLPTALILTGEFDPLRDEGESYGERLRRAGVDVTVTRYEGAGHGFVQHFSWLPEYHRAFEQTAEFLR
- a CDS encoding FAD-dependent monooxygenase; this encodes MQTEDLKNLTIAIVGAGYGGAATAKALSLLGAQVTVYEQASRIREVGAGIGLRPSSMDRFREWGIMDAITKVSSASDYFEILTATSDPIMKEAWPEIDTLGVTTHLIHRGDFIDALVSTLPDGMVQLGHRLETVTDNGGSATLSFTNGEKATADLVIGADGIGSVVRRQLFSDQRPVFAGEHAYRAVIDVADAHGMAVDDNLRMYIGRGTKIYLLPLLHRGQVSFDITALNADGTWAPEVTKEDIVATVEGFDERLVAITHDLDMDTVNVRAVYDIDPVDTWHTGSVVLVGDAAHAMCHHQGQGANSAILDAGVLADCLRDAATLADALTLFQATRKPVTDELQRISRQGWSEDEVDDVFPGQKPATLSAQA
- a CDS encoding phosphotriesterase; its protein translation is MSRVNTVLGAIPAEELGIVAIHEHVGYGMPGSELDTRWWKTPEERYAETVPKLRQFHEYGGGTFVDVTGICNGRDVDYYKSLSAKTGVHIVACTGFVGGDTALAFFARASVDYLAQHFTHEITVGIGDTGSKAGVIKVGVSRGGRMTDLDKRIYRAAARAALRTGVPILTHLAIDAENAIAIFAEEGLPLDRVLFGHVDDGVNADKTRDVWIAEQGGRIGFDTFGYETELPDPPFWARPRKERLDHFLRFIGGEGRLRQVLASADANCSPLGWPGVKGHTVNYIFEDLIPDLRDAGLDEDTIRTVFVDNPADFLTIRR